The Solicola gregarius DNA window CCGCTCGACGCCGGGGAGCCCCGATGACGGTGCGGGTACTTCTTGCCGACGACCAGGCACTCGTACGCTCCGGCTTCCGGATGATCCTCGAGGCGCAGTCCGATATCGACGTGGTCGACGAGGCGGGCGATGGCAACGAGGCCGTCGATTTGGTGGCGCGTTACGAACCCGATCTGGTGCTGATGGACATCCGGATGCCGCGCCTCGACGGCATTGCAGCGACGCGGGCGATCGTACGTGCGCACCCGAGGACGCGAGTGCTCGTGCTCACGACGTTCGACCTCGACGAGTACGTCTACAACGCACTGCTGGCGGGTGCGAGCGGCTTCCTGCTCAAGGACGTCGGGCGAGACGAGCTGGTCTCTGCAGTTCGCGTCGTCGCCGACGGCGACGCATTGCTCGCGCCGTCGGTCACTCGCCGGCTGTTGAACGACTTCGTGCACGGCCGCAGCGTGCTGCCGTCGGAGCAGACAGGCGTCGCGGCGCCCGACGTACTGACCGCGCGCGAGCGCGACACGCTCGATCTACTGGCACAGGGGCTCTCGAACGCGCAGATCGCCGAACGCCTCGTCGTCAGCGACCACACCGTCAAGACCCATGTGGGCAACGTGTTTCACAAGCTCGGCCTGCGCGACCGTGTCCATGCGGTGATCTACGCGTACGAGCGGGGCATCGTCAAGCCGGGAGCGAGCTGACCCACGGGTCACGGAACCGGCGTCGTGGTGCCCGATTCCCAGTCGGTACGTAGGATTGCGTACCCGACTGCGTCATAGGTCGCATCCGCGGACGGCCAGCCCTCTCGGTAGTACGCCTCCCGAACGAAGCCGCAGCGCTCGAACGTACGACGCATGGCGAGGTTGTCGACGCGCGCGGTGCCCTCGAACCGACGTGCGGTCGCGATCTCGTTGAAGACCCACGCGGTGGCTGCCCGCAGGGCGCCGGTGCCGAGCCCATGGCCGCGTTCGTCGTTGGCGAGCCGGAGGTCGAGGATCGGGGTGTCGTCGGTCAGGTCCGCGAACCCGCACAGGCCGATGCGGCGTCCGGCGTACTCCAGCCAGAACGTCCGGTCGCTCTCGCTGGTGTACGCGCCGGCGTCCCATGCCTGGTGGATCTGCTCGACAGTCGGTCGTGGACGCGCGTGAAATGGCCAAGGGCCCTTGTGCACAAGGAACTCGGTGAGTGCGTCGCGGTCACCTGCGTCGAGCTCGGTGAGGGTGATGTGCACGGTGCGATGGTACCGGTCTCCCCCACACGGGGGAGACCGAATTTGAGCCGCGTAGGCGATCCCACCGCGGCCGCGGATTCCTAGCGTGGTGGTGAGCCTTCGACCTGGGAGCTACCGATGATCATCCGCAAGCTGACGAGAGTCTGCATCAACCACCGGAAGTCCGTGCTCGTTGCCTGGATCGCGATCCTGTTCGCCGGGTTCGCGATGGCGCCGAGCGTGTTCGGCAACCTGACGTCGGACGCCGGAGAGGTACGCGACAGCGAGTCGGCCAGAGCCGACGCCGCGATCGCGAAGGCCGCGCCGAGCGGAGACGAGTTCTTCGCGGTGGTCGACGGTGTCGACGTCGACGATCCCGCGGTGCGGGAGGACGTCACGCGTACGGCAGCCGCGGTGACGGCACTACCGGGCGTCGCTGCTGTTCGTACGCCGTGGAGCGGAGGCGACGAGCCGGATCGCACTGCGATCGCCGAGGACGGCAAGGCGCTCGCGCTCGCCGTCGAGTTCGGCCCGAACGTGGACGACCCGCCGATGGACGACGCCACCGAGCTGGTCGAGTCGATCGACGCGCCGAACGTGCTCGTCGGCGGCGGTGACCTGCTCGACGACGAGATGGACGAGCAGGCCGCGAGCGACCTCGCGAAGGCAGAGGTCATCTCGATGCCGCTGGTGCTGATCCTGCTGGTCGTCGTGATGGGCGGGCTGATCGCCGCGGGCCTGCCGGTGCTGATCTCGATCATCGGGGTCGCCACGACCTTCGGCGCGTTGTCGCTGGTCAGCCTGGTCACCGACGTCTCGGTCTACTCGATCAACATCGTCACGATGCTCGGCCTCGGGATCGCGATCGACTATGCGCTGCTGGTGGTATATCGATTCCGTGAGGAGCGGCGTACGTGTCCGGACGTGGCGTCGGCGCTCGAGGAGACGATGGCGACGGCGGGGCGTACGGTCGCGTTCTCCGGGCTCACGGTCTCCGCATCGCTTGCTGGGCTGTTGGTCTTCCCCGACGCGTTCCTGCGCTCCGCGGGCATCGCCGGGATGCTGGTCGTGCTGTTCGTGCTCGCGGCCTCGCTCACGCTGCTGCCGGCGATCGTCGCGATGGTCGGTCACCGGGTACGCCCGGCGAGGCCGACGTCGAGCGATCGGGGCTTCTTCGTCGCCGTCACGGGTGCTGTCTC harbors:
- a CDS encoding response regulator, producing the protein MTVRVLLADDQALVRSGFRMILEAQSDIDVVDEAGDGNEAVDLVARYEPDLVLMDIRMPRLDGIAATRAIVRAHPRTRVLVLTTFDLDEYVYNALLAGASGFLLKDVGRDELVSAVRVVADGDALLAPSVTRRLLNDFVHGRSVLPSEQTGVAAPDVLTARERDTLDLLAQGLSNAQIAERLVVSDHTVKTHVGNVFHKLGLRDRVHAVIYAYERGIVKPGAS
- a CDS encoding GNAT family N-acetyltransferase, which encodes MHITLTELDAGDRDALTEFLVHKGPWPFHARPRPTVEQIHQAWDAGAYTSESDRTFWLEYAGRRIGLCGFADLTDDTPILDLRLANDERGHGLGTGALRAATAWVFNEIATARRFEGTARVDNLAMRRTFERCGFVREAYYREGWPSADATYDAVGYAILRTDWESGTTTPVP